From the Candidatus Bathyarchaeia archaeon genome, one window contains:
- a CDS encoding type II secretion system F family protein: protein MPLLEALEAWSFRIFGRVAPYFLKHVVEFKDYLERAKIKIYPETYVSLMLFLAVLTTPISILAVVLLYLYGFVPLVFLVPLPVYIMIGFFLIPISRAGERAANLEREMPFAAAYISVMASGGIAPYTSFKRLAEVELMPAMRAEAREIIKDVEIFGIDPLTAIENAAKRNPLDIFRDFLAGYASTVIIGGDIGHFLERKAEDIFKIRAMRVKAAAERLGMLLETFIIVMVLMSLCFYILFSVESIYSVGISMYSGIILYTYIFTPMLSLMFIYLAHSMQPKTPVVDMRPYKAFGISSIFGIILLLLLTDFFGYMQLPFFSQLQAIFDLPVAIALSLFVATFPAAIVHHKVSSKKASMEQGITSFLRDLTEVRKTGLSPEKCIESLANRDYGEFSKELRKISSEISWGIPVRKVIMDFVKRVKSWMAQLVMFLLVETIDVGGGTIAMIESLARFNNLTQEVEKEKKMAVRPYIMMPYFAAILLVATTVMMIGFTSGTLGVAGTGQTKDLGPMITTFVTSAIFHSYLIGIVAGKISEESIAAGFKHAAILVIIAVLAAKLVPMFVKFGA, encoded by the coding sequence TTGCCGCTCCTAGAAGCCCTTGAAGCCTGGTCCTTCCGCATTTTCGGAAGAGTAGCCCCATACTTCCTGAAACATGTAGTTGAGTTTAAAGACTACTTGGAAAGGGCGAAAATCAAAATTTACCCAGAAACCTATGTCTCGCTAATGCTGTTTCTCGCTGTTCTAACAACGCCTATATCAATCCTCGCTGTAGTTTTGCTATACCTTTACGGCTTTGTCCCCCTTGTCTTCCTAGTTCCACTTCCAGTATACATCATGATAGGATTCTTCCTAATCCCTATCTCAAGAGCCGGGGAAAGAGCCGCCAACCTCGAAAGAGAAATGCCCTTCGCAGCCGCCTACATAAGCGTTATGGCTTCTGGGGGAATAGCGCCCTACACCAGCTTTAAGCGACTCGCAGAAGTTGAGCTCATGCCAGCCATGAGGGCTGAGGCAAGGGAGATAATAAAGGATGTGGAGATCTTCGGCATAGACCCGCTAACGGCCATAGAAAACGCCGCCAAAAGAAACCCGCTAGATATATTCAGAGACTTTCTGGCTGGATACGCCTCAACAGTCATCATTGGCGGAGACATAGGCCACTTCCTTGAAAGAAAGGCGGAGGATATCTTCAAGATTAGGGCTATGCGGGTTAAGGCTGCGGCTGAAAGACTTGGAATGCTCCTAGAAACATTCATCATAGTCATGGTTTTGATGTCTCTTTGCTTCTACATCCTATTCAGCGTTGAATCCATATATAGCGTTGGCATCTCGATGTATTCAGGCATAATCCTCTACACGTACATTTTCACACCCATGCTCTCGTTAATGTTCATATACTTGGCTCACAGCATGCAGCCCAAAACACCCGTTGTGGATATGAGGCCCTATAAGGCATTTGGAATCTCAAGCATCTTCGGCATAATATTATTGCTTCTGCTAACAGACTTCTTCGGCTATATGCAGCTGCCTTTCTTCAGTCAACTCCAAGCCATCTTCGACTTACCAGTGGCCATTGCCTTATCGTTGTTTGTAGCCACTTTTCCAGCTGCCATCGTACATCACAAAGTAAGCAGCAAAAAAGCCAGCATGGAGCAGGGCATAACAAGCTTCCTAAGAGACCTAACAGAAGTTAGAAAGACAGGTTTATCTCCAGAAAAATGTATTGAAAGCCTCGCTAACCGCGACTACGGCGAGTTCAGCAAGGAACTCCGCAAAATAAGCTCTGAAATCTCTTGGGGCATCCCCGTTAGAAAAGTGATTATGGACTTTGTTAAGCGGGTTAAGAGTTGGATGGCCCAACTTGTCATGTTCCTCCTTGTGGAGACGATAGATGTAGGCGGCGGCACAATAGCCATGATCGAGTCCCTCGCCAGATTTAACAACCTAACCCAAGAAGTTGAGAAGGAGAAGAAAATGGCTGTCCGCCCCTACATAATGATGCCATACTTCGCCGCCATCCTCCTTGTGGCAACAACGGTGATGATGATAGGCTTTACCTCCGGCACTCTAGGCGTCGCAGGGACGGGACAAACAAAAGACTTGGGACCCATGATAACAACCTTCGTAACCTCAGCCATATTCCACAGCTATTTAATCGGCATAGTGGCTGGCAAAATAAGTGAGGAATCCATAGCCGCAGGCTTCAAACACGCTGCGATTCTTGTCATCATCGCTGTTCTAGCCGCCAAGCTAGTACCCATGTTCGTGAAATTCGGCGCCTAG
- a CDS encoding type II/IV secretion system ATPase subunit → MPKLQLKDKLSKLRKIRIKFNIGKPKQVAIPPPPPKPLPRGFKVVERYPLYEPFAHVAIVQNPKTGEYKYILDELQLDPLERGVYNRILEILLAEIESPKEEIKDPRKFFAEEAKKIVDKYRISLGWLPDVSWYKILYHAERDLVGFGRIDPLMRDPNIEDISCDGVNKPVYVWHRTYESIETNLVFETDEELDNMVVKLVHMAGKHVSSAFPIVDASLPGKHRLAVCYRREVTPFGTAFTIRKFREDPYSIIDLINLGTFSEEMAAYFWLCLENRASVMVLGGTAAGKTTALNALACLIKPGSKIITIEETAELNLPHENWVSLIARQSYGLGGSSVGEVTLFDLVKTSMRHRPDILIVGEVRGQEAYVLFQALATGHGGMCTMHAENLDSAVKRLTQKPMDIAPAYIPLMNIVLSVQRVHLMKGGERKAYRRVMNVNEIADYEDYRTVFKWHPAKDEHIQSLNKSIMLSNISERLGIGRKELLEEIERRKQILHWMRERNIRSYKDVAAIIAEYYARPEQIYEKVIAGEEVKALAAPRSP, encoded by the coding sequence ATGCCCAAACTTCAACTCAAGGATAAACTTTCAAAACTCAGAAAGATACGAATAAAATTCAACATTGGAAAACCGAAACAGGTGGCTATCCCGCCACCTCCACCAAAGCCCTTACCCAGAGGATTCAAGGTTGTTGAGAGGTATCCTCTCTACGAGCCCTTTGCTCATGTAGCCATAGTTCAAAACCCCAAGACAGGCGAATACAAGTACATATTGGATGAGCTTCAGCTTGACCCCCTTGAGAGAGGCGTTTACAACCGTATATTAGAAATTCTCTTGGCGGAAATAGAGTCTCCTAAAGAGGAGATAAAGGATCCCAGAAAATTCTTTGCGGAAGAAGCCAAAAAGATTGTTGATAAGTACCGCATAAGCCTAGGCTGGCTTCCAGACGTATCGTGGTATAAGATTCTCTATCACGCTGAAAGAGATCTTGTGGGCTTTGGAAGAATCGACCCTCTCATGAGAGACCCCAATATAGAGGATATTTCATGTGATGGTGTAAACAAGCCTGTCTATGTATGGCACAGAACCTACGAAAGCATTGAAACAAACCTCGTGTTCGAAACGGATGAAGAACTCGACAATATGGTTGTTAAGCTTGTCCACATGGCTGGAAAACATGTAAGCTCAGCCTTCCCAATAGTGGATGCCTCGCTTCCCGGAAAACATAGGCTGGCAGTTTGCTATAGGCGAGAGGTAACGCCCTTCGGAACAGCCTTCACCATCCGAAAGTTCAGGGAAGACCCATACTCCATAATAGACCTAATAAATTTGGGCACATTCTCGGAAGAGATGGCGGCATACTTCTGGCTGTGCCTGGAAAACCGAGCCTCAGTCATGGTTTTGGGCGGAACCGCCGCCGGAAAAACAACCGCCCTAAACGCTTTAGCATGTTTAATCAAGCCTGGAAGCAAAATAATAACGATTGAGGAGACGGCGGAGCTCAACCTCCCCCACGAGAACTGGGTTTCCCTTATAGCGAGGCAGAGCTACGGCTTAGGAGGAAGCAGTGTAGGCGAGGTAACCCTCTTCGACCTTGTGAAAACCTCCATGAGGCATCGCCCAGACATCCTCATAGTAGGTGAGGTGCGAGGTCAAGAAGCCTACGTGCTTTTCCAGGCACTGGCAACAGGCCACGGCGGTATGTGCACAATGCACGCCGAAAACTTGGACTCCGCAGTGAAAAGGCTGACCCAGAAACCCATGGACATAGCCCCCGCCTATATCCCCTTAATGAACATAGTTCTCTCCGTCCAACGGGTCCACCTGATGAAGGGCGGCGAAAGGAAAGCCTACAGGCGAGTGATGAACGTTAACGAGATAGCCGACTATGAGGACTACCGAACAGTTTTCAAGTGGCATCCAGCCAAAGACGAACACATTCAATCCCTAAATAAGAGCATAATGCTATCCAACATTTCTGAACGCCTAGGCATAGGACGGAAAGAGTTGCTTGAAGAAATTGAAAGGCGCAAACAGATCCTCCACTGGATGAGGGAGCGCAACATCAGAAGCTACAAGGATGTGGCTGCAATAATCGCCGAATATTATGCGCGGCCAGAACAGATTTATGAGAAGGTTATTGCTGGGGAGGAGGTGAAGGCTCTTGCCGCTCCTAGAAGCCCTTGA